A single genomic interval of Carassius carassius chromosome 24, fCarCar2.1, whole genome shotgun sequence harbors:
- the LOC132103385 gene encoding synaptic vesicle glycoprotein 2A-like has protein sequence MEEGYRDRTAFIKGAKDIAKEVKRQAGKKVGRRMDKMADEYTKRSYTRFEEEDDDDDYPVQAQDGSYYRSNSRANDDEGAHSDSTEGHDEDDEIYEGEYQGIPRNDSVEKADIQVGGVGESQFRDKTQYEGERRKDQEELAQQYETILQECGHGRFQWTLYFVLGLALMADGVEIFVVGFVLPSAEKDMCLSEPNKGMLGLIVYLGMMVGAFVWGGLADRIGRRQTLLISLSINSVFAFFSSFVQGYSSFLFCRLLSGVGIGGSIPIVFSYYSEFLAQEKRGEHLSWLCMFWMIGGIYAAAMAWAIIPHYGWSFQMGSAYQFHSWRVFVLVCAFPSVAAIAALTTMPESPRFFLENGKHDEGWMILKQVHDTNMRAKGYPERVFSVTTIKTVKQMDELVDMGGEATAWHQRWRIKLTNLFHQVWGNFLTMFNPEYRRTTYMMMAVWFSMSFSYYGLTVWFPDMIKYLQKQEYSSRTKVFIKEKVEHVTFNFTLENQIHRNGEYFNNKFLNLKMKSMVFEDSLFEECYFEDITSSNTFFRNCTFIATLFYNTDLFKYRLINSKLINSTFLHNKEGCMLDFSDENNAYMIYFVSFLGTLAVLPGNIVSALLMDKIGRLRMLAGSSVISCVSCFFLSFGNSESAMIALLCLFGGISIASWNALDVLTVELYPSDKRTTAFGFLNALCKLAAVLGISIFQSFVGITKAVPILFASGALAVGSFLALKLPETRGQVLQ, from the exons ATGGAGGAGGGCTACAGAGACCGTACGGCATTCATTAAAGGTGCTAAGGACATTGCAAAGGAGGTCAAAAGGCAAGCAGGTAAAAAGGTTGGCCGCCGCATGGACAAGATGGCTGACGAATACACCAAACGCTCTTATACCCGTTTCGAAGAGGAAGACGATGATGACGATTACCCCGTGCAGGCCCAGGACGGCAGCTACTACCGCAGCAACAGCAGGGCCAATGATGACGAAGGAGCTCACAGTGACTCCACAGAAGGCCACGATGAGGATGATGAGATCTACGAGGGTGAATACCAGGGTATCCCCAGAAATGACTCCGTTGAGAAGGCTGACATACAGGTGGGTGGAGTGGGAGAGTCTCAGTTCCGGGACAAGACGCAATATGAGGGGGAAAGAAGGAAGGACCAGGAGGAGCTGGCCCAGCAGTACGAGACCATCCTCCAGGAGTGTGGCCACGGCCGCTTCCAGTGGACCCTGTACTTTGTGCTGGGTCTGGCCCTCATGGCTGATGGCGTGGAGATCTTCGTGGTGGGCTTCGTACTTCCCAGTGCTGAGAAAGACATGTGTTTGTCTGAGCCCAACAAAGGGATGCTGG GTCTAATTGTGTATCTGGGTATGATGGTGGGTGCCTTTGTTTGGGGAGGTCTGGCTGACAGAATCGGCCGCAGACAGACACTTCTTATCTCTCTCTCCATCAACAGTGTCTTTGCTTTCTTCTCCTCCTTTGTCCAAGGATACAGCTCTTTCCTGTTCTGTCGTCTACTCTCTGGTGTGGG GATCGGTGGCTCTATTCCCATTGTGTTCTCGTATTACTCTGAGTTTCTGGCTCAAGAGAAGCGTGGTGAGCACTTGAGCTGGCTCTGCATGTTCTGGATGATTGGAGGCATCTACGCTGCTGCCATGGCCTGGGCCATCATTCCCCACTATG GCTGGAGTTTCCAGATGGGCTCAGCCTACCAGTTTCATAGCTGGCGAGTGTTTGTGCTGGTGTGTGCGTTCCCCTCCGTCGCCGCTATCGCTGCACTGACCACCATGCCAGAGAGCCCACGCTTCTTCCTGGAG aACGGAAAACATGATGAAGGATGGATGATTCTGAAACAGGTCCATGACACCAACATGAGGGCCAAGGGCTACCCAGAGAGGGTTTTCTCT GTCACCACTATTAAGACGGTGAAACAGATGGATGAGTTGGTTGACATGGGTGGAGAAGCCACAGCCTGGCATCAGCGCTGGAGGATCAAGCTGACCAACCTCTTCCATCAG GTGTGGGGCAACTTCCTGACAATGTTTAATCCAGAGTACCGGAGGACCACCTACATGATGATGGCCGTGTGGTTTTCAATGTCCTTCAG CTACTACGGACTGACTGTTTGGTTCCCTGACATGATCAAATACCTGCAGAAACAAGAGTACTCCTCACGCACAAAGGTCTTCATCAAAGAAAAAGTGGAGCATGTGACCTTTAACTTCACCCTGGAGAACCAGATCCACCGGAATGGAGAGTACTTCAACAACAA GTTCTTGAATCTGAAGATGAAGTCTATGGTATTTGAAGACTCCCTGTTTGAGGAATGCTACTTTGAGGATATCACGTCAAGCAACACCTTCTTCAGAAACTGCACCTTCATCGCCACCCTCTTCTACAACACAG ACTTGTTCAAGTATCGGCTGATCAACAGCAAACTCATCAACAGCACCTTTCTGCATAACAAAGAGGGCTGTATGCTGGATTTCAGCGATGAAAACAACGCCTACATGATCTATTTCGTCAGCTTCCTTGGCACACTTGCCGTCCTGCCTGGGAACATTGTGTCAGCTCTGCTCATGGACAAGATTGGACGTCTAAGAATGCTGG CGGGTTCCAGTGTGATTTCCTGTGTCAGCTGCTTCTTCCTGTCATTTGGAAACAGTGAATCTGCTATGATCGCCTTGCTCTGTCTTTTTGGGGGCATCAGCATTGCATCATGGAATGCCCTGGATGTGCTAACGGTAGAGCTGTACCCCTCGGACAAGAG AACTACAGCCTTCGGGTTTCTGAACGCCCTCTGTAAGTTAGCTGCAGTTTtgggcataagcatcttccagtcaTTCGTGGGCATCACTAAAGCGGTGCCCATCCTCTTCGCGTCGGGGGCTTTGGCAGTCGGAAGCTTCTTGGCCCTCAAGCTCCCTGAGACTCGCGGTCAGGTGCTTCAATAG